One window from the genome of Hippoglossus hippoglossus isolate fHipHip1 chromosome 10, fHipHip1.pri, whole genome shotgun sequence encodes:
- the LOC117769800 gene encoding uncharacterized protein LOC117769800, whose translation MVGKGELPNPKVKSFEALKERCADPLFTGKVAIFNSVAREVTPFLTAYQTDKPMLPFLGEDMFKLMKGLMGRFLKEKPLREATSTLKLLHVAFQDSSLHKDASKIDIGFAAETTLNQLKSSKKISERQVLEIKMDCKKLLITLTEKLLKKGPVHHQLVRSMQCLDPRRMAVSKELCVPQMRRMLHTLVEAKHVDESACNDIL comes from the exons ATGGTAGGAAAAGGTGAACTACCCAATCCAAAGGTGAAGTCATTTGAGGCTCTGAAGGAGCGCTGTGCAGATCCTCTCTTCACCGGGAAAGTGGCAATCTTCAATAGCGTTGCAAGAGAAGTCACTCCATTCCTCACCGCCTACCAAACAGACAAACCCATGCTTCCCTTCCTCGGTGAGGACATGTTCAAACTGATGAAAG GGCTCATGGGACGATTTCTGAAGGAAAAACCCCTGAGGGAGGCCACCTCCACACTGAAGCTCCTCCATGTTGCTTTTCAGGACAGCAGTCTGCACAAAGACGCTTCCAAGATTGACATTGGATTTGCAGCAGAAACCACCCTAAACCAACTCAAGTCTTCCAAGAAGATTTCAGAGAGGCAGGTGCTAGAGATCAAGATGGACTGTAAGAAACTCTTGATCACCCTGACTGAGAAGCTGCTGAAAAAGGGTCCAGTGCATCACCAACTGGTAAGAAGCATGCAGTGCCTTGACCCAAGACGCATGGCCGTGTCCAAGGAGCTGTGCGTGCCTCAAATGAGAAGAATGTTGCACACACTTGTTGAGGCCaaacatgttgacgagtcagCGTGCAATGACATCCTCTGA